The Pseudonocardia alni genome includes a region encoding these proteins:
- a CDS encoding helix-turn-helix transcriptional regulator: MDSSPADRLLSLSITLAIDPPIPADTDVHEIGQAVAARIGSDGVAMTTAPVRGEPIGRLGWVIPTTTNRAMGSGLADFARVLEAAAREGLEGVAPLTTPENRGRVRTVALEVLTLDEVDRRLAIDRFPDVVGIDEVCHILGVKRAMAYRHTSRDSFPPRVREGVAIWFRAGVERYAAELRGEPDPMIEKMRSLGYSTAPVEVGTSPTAAAGREDIKTTGPS; the protein is encoded by the coding sequence GTGGACTCCTCCCCCGCCGACCGGCTCCTCTCCCTGTCGATCACTCTGGCCATCGACCCGCCGATCCCGGCCGATACCGATGTCCACGAGATCGGCCAGGCCGTGGCCGCAAGGATCGGCAGCGACGGGGTCGCGATGACGACGGCCCCCGTTCGCGGTGAGCCGATCGGCCGCCTCGGCTGGGTCATCCCCACCACCACGAATCGCGCCATGGGCAGCGGCCTCGCCGACTTCGCACGCGTTTTGGAGGCCGCCGCTCGTGAGGGTCTCGAAGGCGTCGCCCCCCTGACGACCCCGGAAAATCGCGGCCGCGTCCGCACCGTCGCCTTGGAAGTCCTCACTCTCGACGAGGTCGATCGTCGCCTGGCCATCGACCGCTTCCCCGACGTTGTCGGCATCGACGAGGTCTGCCACATCCTTGGCGTGAAACGAGCCATGGCCTACCGCCACACCTCCCGCGACAGCTTTCCCCCGCGTGTCCGTGAGGGGGTCGCGATCTGGTTCCGCGCTGGCGTCGAGCGCTACGCCGCCGAGCTACGGGGGGAACCAGACCCCATGATCGAGAAGATGCGCAGCCTCGGATACTCCACAGCGCCCGTCGAGGTCGGAACCTCACCGACGGCCGCAGCCGGTAGGGAGGACATCAAGACCACCGGCCCCAGCTGA
- a CDS encoding type II toxin-antitoxin system HicA family toxin: MELRDVERALRAHGCRVLSESGPHTKWGCPCGARTTPVPGTAISPGVVRSIGKRMECLPKGWLQ; this comes from the coding sequence ATGGAGCTCCGCGACGTCGAGCGAGCGCTCCGCGCTCACGGCTGCCGTGTGCTCTCCGAGTCCGGGCCGCACACCAAGTGGGGCTGCCCCTGCGGCGCCCGCACCACGCCGGTCCCCGGCACCGCCATCTCCCCCGGAGTGGTGCGCAGCATCGGCAAGCGCATGGAGTGCCTGCCGAAAGGGTGGTTGCAGTGA
- a CDS encoding PASTA domain-containing protein has product MRDLEIPDVDGKNGAIALDELERAGFTNVQAGSADEQDTVVLNAANWKVVSIEPSAGETIPSDSTVVLTMTKQ; this is encoded by the coding sequence GTGCGGGACCTCGAGATCCCCGACGTCGACGGCAAGAACGGCGCCATCGCACTCGACGAGCTTGAGCGGGCGGGGTTCACCAACGTGCAGGCCGGGTCGGCCGACGAGCAGGACACCGTGGTGCTCAACGCTGCGAACTGGAAGGTCGTCTCCATCGAGCCCAGCGCCGGCGAGACGATCCCGTCGGACTCCACCGTCGTCCTCACGATGACCAAGCAGTAG
- a CDS encoding dienelactone hydrolase family protein, translating into MVAGAVALLVAVLPAEESEIAVTRSATVGVERTPAVATAAVRAAIPLGGLEVPDPLALDSGGRVTSVRQWEQQRRPQLLEAFQDNVYGSSLPAPTKTTFSEDSSGGGGSAKKVTITVTGPEGTASFTLRLFTPSSGKPKGTFLLIDHRGSVGDDPGSGGYAPVSTITGDGYALAALNAEEVAPDDAGSYRNGVINAFYPAGQDLPADAGRTISAWAWGASRAMDYLQTDPDIDPSKVAVIGHSRGGKAALWAGAQDPRFPVVISNNSGSTGAKLARRDSSGESISAINSQFPHWFPETYKRFDGNADALPVDQNELLALIAPGRVVVASAADDGNADPQGEFLSYLGAAPVYELYGLGETGLSSASWPPATGKGFRGPGMSYHLRSGGHGLEDADWQIYLGSNLFTR; encoded by the coding sequence GTGGTCGCCGGGGCTGTCGCGTTGCTCGTGGCCGTGCTCCCCGCCGAGGAGTCCGAGATCGCGGTGACGCGATCGGCGACAGTCGGCGTCGAGCGGACCCCGGCCGTGGCCACCGCGGCTGTGCGGGCGGCGATCCCGCTGGGCGGCCTGGAGGTCCCGGATCCGCTCGCTCTGGACTCGGGTGGTCGTGTCACCAGCGTGCGCCAGTGGGAGCAGCAGCGCCGCCCGCAGCTGCTCGAGGCCTTCCAGGACAACGTCTACGGCTCCTCGCTGCCCGCACCAACGAAGACGACGTTCTCCGAGGACAGCAGCGGGGGCGGCGGGTCGGCCAAGAAGGTCACGATCACGGTGACCGGGCCCGAGGGCACGGCGAGCTTCACCCTGCGGCTGTTCACCCCGTCGTCGGGCAAGCCGAAGGGCACGTTCCTGCTGATCGACCACCGGGGCTCGGTGGGAGACGACCCGGGTTCGGGGGGCTACGCCCCGGTCTCGACGATCACCGGTGACGGCTATGCCCTGGCCGCGCTCAACGCCGAGGAAGTCGCCCCCGACGACGCGGGCTCCTACCGCAACGGTGTGATCAACGCGTTCTACCCCGCCGGACAGGATCTCCCGGCCGACGCGGGTCGCACGATCAGTGCGTGGGCGTGGGGCGCCAGCCGAGCGATGGACTACCTGCAGACCGACCCGGACATCGACCCGAGCAAGGTCGCGGTGATCGGACACTCCCGCGGTGGGAAGGCCGCGCTGTGGGCCGGCGCCCAGGACCCGCGGTTCCCGGTGGTCATCTCGAACAACTCTGGCTCCACCGGGGCGAAGCTCGCCCGCCGCGACTCCTCGGGCGAGTCGATCTCGGCGATCAACTCCCAGTTCCCGCACTGGTTCCCTGAGACCTACAAGCGTTTCGACGGCAACGCCGATGCCCTGCCGGTGGACCAGAACGAGCTGCTCGCGCTGATCGCGCCGGGCCGGGTCGTGGTCGCCTCGGCCGCCGACGACGGCAACGCCGACCCGCAGGGCGAGTTCCTGTCCTACCTCGGTGCTGCCCCGGTCTATGAGCTCTACGGGCTCGGGGAGACCGGCTTGTCCTCCGCCAGCTGGCCGCCGGCCACGGGGAAGGGCTTCCGCGGCCCGGGGATGAGCTATCACCTGCGATCCGGGGGGCACGGGCTTGAAGACGCCGACTGGCAGATCTACCTGGGCAGCAACCTGTTCACGCGCTGA
- a CDS encoding helix-turn-helix domain-containing protein, which produces MAQGDSAGSRSLADKLNYLFSTLESQGRPTTLDEVVAGIQASGGSVSRATLNHLRLGRTTNPSKATLEDIARFFQVPVSYLLDDPYAQVSAEELEVLQVVRQADIADLVRAIGHLRPATRRALEQVVADLRAMPTPGPTDRP; this is translated from the coding sequence GTGGCGCAAGGGGACTCCGCGGGCTCGCGATCTCTGGCGGACAAGCTGAACTACCTGTTCAGCACGCTGGAGTCGCAAGGTCGGCCCACCACTCTCGACGAGGTGGTCGCGGGTATCCAGGCCTCCGGCGGATCGGTGTCGCGCGCGACGCTCAACCACCTGCGCCTCGGGCGCACCACCAACCCGTCGAAGGCAACCCTGGAGGACATCGCCCGGTTCTTCCAGGTGCCGGTCAGCTACCTGCTCGACGACCCCTACGCCCAGGTCAGCGCCGAGGAACTCGAGGTGCTGCAGGTCGTGCGGCAGGCAGACATCGCCGACCTCGTCCGGGCCATCGGTCACCTCCGGCCGGCGACCCGCCGAGCGCTGGAGCAGGTCGTCGCTGATCTGCGGGCCATGCCGACTCCCGGACCCACGGACCGCCCCTGA
- a CDS encoding RNA polymerase sigma factor has protein sequence MTDTSTAEAAGPSRTPGARDDALDPLSDAGLLRAHLDGDPQSFNELIRRHRTLLRIVALRVLENHHDADDAVQDGLLRAFRSADTYAGRSSVGAWLRTIIENTARTAARTRQRDQRRVTDISTSRLADTEQVGADPADVVTDRALIAMALAQIPTPWRRTFELIKVNGLSYAETAEVLGVPIGTVRSRINRANAARAQLRAKEREARGNLLDSSASLLY, from the coding sequence ATGACGGACACGTCCACCGCCGAGGCTGCCGGACCGAGCCGTACCCCCGGCGCACGGGACGACGCACTCGACCCGCTCTCCGATGCCGGACTGCTGCGCGCCCACCTGGACGGCGACCCGCAGTCGTTCAACGAGCTGATCCGGCGCCACCGCACCCTGCTCCGTATCGTCGCCCTCCGGGTCCTGGAGAATCATCACGACGCCGATGACGCTGTGCAGGACGGTCTACTACGCGCCTTCCGCAGCGCCGACACCTACGCCGGGCGCAGCTCGGTCGGAGCCTGGCTTCGCACGATCATCGAGAACACCGCCCGCACCGCCGCTCGCACCCGGCAACGCGACCAACGCCGCGTCACCGACATCTCCACCAGCCGCCTTGCCGACACCGAACAGGTCGGTGCCGACCCCGCAGACGTGGTCACAGACCGGGCCCTTATCGCCATGGCGTTGGCCCAGATCCCCACCCCGTGGCGCCGGACCTTCGAGCTGATCAAGGTCAATGGGCTCTCTTACGCGGAAACTGCCGAGGTCCTCGGCGTGCCCATCGGGACCGTCCGCAGCCGCATCAACCGGGCCAACGCCGCGCGAGCACAACTCCGTGCGAAAGAACGCGAAGCTCGCGGGAACCTTTTAGACTCCTCCGCAAGTCTCCTCTACTGA